The Burkholderia lata genome contains a region encoding:
- a CDS encoding SDR family oxidoreductase, which translates to MKTALIVGASRGLGREFVRQYRRDGWNVIATARDDASLDALRALGAHAHALDITQPEQIAALGWKLDGERLDAAVLVSGVYGPRTEGVETVTAEDFDAVMHTNVRGPMQLLPIVLPLVEDARGVLAVVSSRMGSIAEATGTTGWLYRASKAALNDALRIASLQTRHAACISLHPGWVRTDMGGAQAAIDPETSVTGMRRVIAESGADVSQANGRFFQYDGIELSW; encoded by the coding sequence ATGAAAACCGCATTGATCGTCGGTGCATCGCGCGGCCTCGGCCGCGAATTCGTCCGCCAATACCGGCGCGACGGCTGGAACGTGATCGCCACCGCGCGCGACGACGCGTCGCTCGACGCGCTACGCGCGCTCGGTGCGCACGCGCATGCGCTCGACATCACGCAGCCCGAGCAGATCGCGGCGCTCGGCTGGAAACTCGACGGCGAGCGGCTCGATGCGGCCGTGCTGGTGTCGGGTGTGTACGGGCCGCGCACCGAGGGCGTCGAGACGGTCACCGCCGAGGATTTCGACGCGGTGATGCATACGAACGTGCGCGGGCCGATGCAATTGCTGCCGATCGTGCTGCCGCTGGTCGAGGACGCGCGCGGCGTGCTGGCCGTCGTGTCGAGCCGGATGGGCAGCATCGCCGAGGCGACCGGCACGACCGGCTGGCTGTACCGCGCGAGCAAGGCCGCGCTGAACGACGCGCTGCGCATCGCGTCGCTGCAGACGCGCCATGCCGCCTGTATCTCGCTCCATCCCGGCTGGGTGCGCACCGACATGGGCGGCGCGCAGGCCGCGATCGACCCGGAAACCAGCGTGACCGGCATGCGCCGCGTGATCGCCGAATCCGGCGCGGACGTGTCGCAGGCAAACGGCCGTTTCTTCCAGTACGACGGTATCGAGCTGAGCTGGTAG
- a CDS encoding YchJ family protein: protein MISNRPDACPCGGASPAPAGKAPAPRYAACCGRFIDGGEAAPTALELMRSRYSAYVLGATDYLRATWAARTCPADLDTDPEAPDAPRWLGLAVKRHAPLDERHAEVEFVARYKVGGRAYRLHETSRFERDEHGFWRYVDGEVSER, encoded by the coding sequence ATGATTTCGAACCGACCTGACGCGTGCCCGTGCGGCGGCGCGTCCCCCGCTCCCGCCGGCAAAGCGCCGGCGCCCCGCTATGCGGCCTGCTGCGGCCGCTTCATCGACGGCGGCGAAGCCGCACCGACCGCGCTCGAGTTGATGCGTTCGCGGTACAGCGCGTACGTGCTCGGCGCGACCGACTACCTGCGCGCGACCTGGGCCGCGCGCACCTGCCCGGCCGATCTCGACACCGACCCCGAAGCGCCCGACGCGCCGCGCTGGCTCGGCCTCGCGGTCAAACGCCACGCGCCGCTCGACGAACGGCACGCGGAGGTCGAATTCGTGGCCCGCTACAAGGTCGGCGGACGCGCTTACCGGCTCCACGAGACGAGCCGTTTCGAGCGCGACGAGCACGGTTTCTGGCGCTACGTCGACGGCGAAGTAAGTGAACGTTGA
- the bioF gene encoding 8-amino-7-oxononanoate synthase, whose translation MSLLDTLQRGLADLDAQGLRRVRRTADTACDAHMTVDGREIVGFASNDYLGLAAHPALIAAFAEGAQRYGSGSGGSHLLGGHSRAHATLEDELAAFSGGFSDAPRALYFSTGYMANLAAMTALTGKAATIFSDALNHASLIDGMRLSRANVQVYPHADTAALAALLDASDAETKLIVSDTVFSMDGDLAPLAELVALAERHGAWLVVDDAHGFGVLGPQGRGALAAAALRSPNLVYVGTLGKAAGVAGAFVIAHETVIEWMIQRARSYIFTTAAPPAVAHAVSASLKVIAGDEGDARRAHLAALIERTRALLRNTRWQPVDSHTAVQPLVIGSNDATLAAMRSLDAHGLWVPAIRPPTVPVGTSRLRVSLSAAHSFDDLARLEAALIEASEAQAVQKAAA comes from the coding sequence ATGAGTCTGCTCGATACCCTGCAACGCGGCCTCGCCGATCTCGACGCGCAAGGGCTGCGCCGCGTGCGCCGCACCGCCGACACCGCGTGCGATGCGCACATGACCGTCGACGGTCGCGAGATCGTCGGCTTCGCAAGCAACGACTATCTCGGCCTCGCCGCGCATCCGGCACTCATCGCCGCGTTCGCCGAAGGCGCGCAGCGCTACGGCTCCGGCAGCGGCGGCTCGCACCTGCTCGGTGGTCATTCGCGCGCGCACGCGACGCTCGAAGATGAACTCGCGGCCTTCTCGGGCGGCTTCTCCGACGCACCGCGCGCGCTGTACTTCAGCACCGGCTACATGGCGAACCTCGCCGCGATGACGGCGCTCACCGGCAAGGCCGCGACGATCTTCTCCGACGCGCTGAACCACGCTTCGCTGATCGACGGCATGCGGCTGTCGCGCGCGAACGTCCAGGTCTATCCGCATGCGGACACGGCCGCGCTCGCCGCGTTGCTCGACGCATCGGATGCCGAAACGAAGCTGATCGTCAGCGACACCGTGTTCAGCATGGATGGCGACCTCGCCCCGCTCGCCGAACTCGTCGCGCTGGCCGAACGCCACGGCGCATGGCTCGTCGTCGACGACGCGCACGGCTTCGGCGTGCTCGGCCCGCAGGGCCGCGGCGCGCTCGCGGCCGCCGCGCTGCGCTCGCCGAACCTCGTGTACGTCGGCACGCTCGGCAAGGCCGCCGGCGTCGCAGGCGCATTCGTGATCGCGCACGAGACCGTGATCGAATGGATGATCCAGCGCGCGCGCAGCTACATCTTCACGACGGCCGCGCCGCCTGCCGTGGCGCACGCGGTATCCGCCAGCCTGAAAGTGATCGCGGGCGACGAAGGCGACGCGCGACGTGCGCATCTCGCCGCGCTGATCGAACGCACGCGCGCGCTGTTGCGCAACACGCGCTGGCAGCCGGTCGATTCGCACACGGCCGTGCAGCCGCTCGTGATCGGCAGCAACGACGCGACGCTCGCGGCGATGCGCTCGCTCGACGCGCATGGCCTGTGGGTGCCCGCGATCCGGCCGCCGACGGTGCCGGTCGGCACGTCGCGGCTGCGCGTGTCGCTGTCGGCCGCGCATTCGTTCGACGATCTCGCGCGGCTCGAAGCCGCGCTGATCGAAGCCAGCGAAGCGCAGGCCGTGCAGAAGGCCGCCGCATGA
- the bioB gene encoding biotin synthase BioB translates to MTQAQTAATVQPDAIPVAAPVSQRWRVADVVALFELPFNDLLFRAQQVHREHFDANAVQLSTLLSIKTGGCEEDCGYCSQSSHHDTGLKAEKLMDVDAVLDAARAAKANGASRFCMGAAWRNPKERHMPALTEMVRGVKELGLETCMTLGMLEDEQAQELASAGLDYYNHNLDTSPEFYGQVISTRTYQDRLDTLDRVRDAGINVCCGGIIGMGESRRERAGLISQLANLNPYPDSVPINNLVAIEGTPLEGTAPLDPFEFVRTIAVARITMPKAVVRLSAGREQLDDGLQAMCFLAGANSMFYGDQLLTTSNPQSQKDRALFERLGIRSSDADAMSANA, encoded by the coding sequence ATGACCCAAGCCCAGACTGCCGCCACCGTGCAACCCGACGCGATTCCCGTGGCCGCTCCGGTCTCGCAGCGCTGGCGCGTCGCCGACGTCGTCGCGCTGTTCGAGCTGCCGTTCAACGACCTGCTGTTCCGCGCGCAGCAGGTGCACCGCGAGCACTTCGACGCGAACGCGGTGCAGCTGTCGACGCTGCTGTCGATCAAGACGGGCGGCTGCGAGGAAGATTGCGGCTACTGCTCGCAGTCGTCGCACCACGACACGGGCCTGAAGGCCGAGAAGCTGATGGACGTCGACGCGGTGCTCGATGCCGCGCGCGCGGCGAAGGCGAACGGCGCGAGCCGCTTCTGCATGGGCGCCGCGTGGCGCAACCCGAAGGAGCGCCACATGCCGGCGCTGACGGAGATGGTGCGCGGCGTGAAGGAACTCGGCCTCGAGACCTGCATGACGCTCGGCATGCTGGAAGACGAGCAGGCGCAGGAACTCGCGAGCGCGGGCCTCGACTACTACAACCACAACCTCGACACGTCGCCGGAGTTCTACGGCCAGGTGATCTCGACGCGCACCTACCAGGATCGCCTCGACACGCTCGACCGCGTGCGTGACGCGGGCATCAACGTGTGCTGCGGCGGCATCATCGGGATGGGCGAATCGCGCCGCGAACGCGCGGGCCTGATCTCGCAGCTCGCGAACCTGAACCCGTATCCGGATTCGGTGCCGATCAACAACCTCGTCGCGATCGAAGGCACGCCGCTCGAAGGCACCGCGCCGCTCGACCCGTTCGAATTCGTGCGCACGATCGCGGTGGCGCGGATCACGATGCCGAAGGCCGTCGTGCGCCTGTCGGCCGGCCGCGAGCAGCTCGACGACGGCCTGCAGGCGATGTGCTTCCTCGCCGGCGCGAACTCGATGTTCTACGGCGACCAGCTGCTGACGACGAGCAACCCGCAGTCGCAGAAGGACCGTGCGCTGTTCGAGCGCCTCGGCATCCGGTCGAGCGATGCGGACGCGATGTCGGCGAACGCGTAA
- the can gene encoding carbonate dehydratase, giving the protein MNTQDHPLSHLFDNNDAWVKHKLEDDPQFFARLADQQAPEYLWIGCSDSRVPANEIIGLPPGEVFVHRNIANVVVHSDLNCLSVIQFAVDILRVKHIMVVGHYGCSGVNAALLNRRVGLADNWLHHVQDVRERHTALLDAWPVGEARYRRLIELNAIEQVVNVCRTTIVNDAWARGQSLTVHGLVYGVHDGRMRNLGMAVSNFEALDETYTRCVAALVAGGEHAPDNDMIAADAARLEGVAQAVAATLKPCDDAK; this is encoded by the coding sequence ATGAACACCCAAGACCATCCGCTTTCACACCTGTTCGACAACAACGACGCCTGGGTCAAGCACAAGCTCGAAGACGACCCGCAATTCTTCGCGCGTCTGGCCGACCAGCAGGCGCCGGAGTATCTGTGGATCGGCTGCTCGGATTCGCGCGTGCCCGCGAACGAGATCATCGGCCTGCCGCCGGGCGAAGTGTTCGTCCACCGCAATATCGCGAACGTGGTCGTGCACAGCGACCTGAACTGCCTGTCGGTGATCCAGTTCGCGGTCGACATCCTGCGCGTGAAGCACATCATGGTCGTCGGCCACTACGGCTGCTCGGGCGTGAACGCCGCGCTGCTCAACCGTCGCGTCGGCCTCGCCGACAACTGGCTGCATCACGTGCAGGACGTGCGCGAGCGCCACACGGCGCTGCTCGACGCATGGCCGGTGGGCGAAGCGCGCTATCGCCGCCTGATCGAGCTGAACGCGATCGAGCAGGTGGTCAACGTGTGCCGCACGACGATCGTCAACGACGCGTGGGCGCGCGGCCAGTCGCTCACCGTGCACGGGCTCGTGTACGGCGTGCACGACGGCCGGATGCGCAACCTCGGGATGGCCGTGTCGAACTTCGAAGCGCTCGACGAGACCTACACGCGTTGCGTGGCCGCACTCGTCGCCGGCGGCGAGCATGCGCCGGACAATGACATGATCGCGGCAGACGCCGCACGGCTCGAAGGCGTCGCGCAGGCTGTCGCCGCCACGCTGAAGCCGTGCGACGACGCGAAGTAA
- a CDS encoding 5-oxoprolinase subunit PxpA, protein MRKHSVDLNSDMGEGFGPWTIGDGVDEQIMPLISSANIATGFHAGDPNIMARTVQLARDAGVGIGAHPGFRDLVGFGRRTIAETPQALVNDILYQLGALREFARLNGVTLQHVKPHGALYMHAAGNEAFSRLLIETLQRVDPGLWLYCMEASVTYRVAVEYGQPVIREFYADRDYDRSGSIVFTRRVGRLDPRQVADKVLRACIDGKVRTIDGDDIDIDFDSVCIHSDTPGALDLVRETRHALIREGIRTAGPQPLAAHH, encoded by the coding sequence ATGAGGAAGCACAGCGTCGACCTGAACTCCGACATGGGAGAGGGCTTCGGTCCGTGGACGATCGGCGACGGCGTCGACGAGCAGATCATGCCGCTCATCAGCTCGGCAAACATCGCCACCGGCTTTCACGCCGGCGATCCGAACATCATGGCGCGCACGGTGCAGCTCGCGCGCGACGCCGGCGTCGGCATCGGCGCGCACCCGGGCTTTCGCGATCTCGTCGGCTTCGGCCGCCGCACGATCGCCGAAACGCCGCAGGCGCTCGTCAACGACATCCTGTACCAGCTCGGCGCACTGCGCGAGTTCGCGCGCCTGAACGGCGTCACCCTGCAGCACGTGAAGCCGCACGGCGCGCTCTACATGCATGCAGCAGGCAACGAAGCGTTCTCACGGTTGCTGATCGAAACGCTGCAGCGCGTCGACCCGGGCCTGTGGCTGTACTGCATGGAAGCGTCGGTCACGTACCGCGTCGCCGTCGAATACGGGCAGCCGGTGATCCGCGAGTTCTACGCGGATCGCGACTACGACCGCAGCGGTTCGATCGTGTTCACGCGTCGCGTCGGCCGCCTCGATCCGCGCCAGGTCGCCGACAAGGTGCTGCGCGCGTGCATCGACGGCAAGGTGCGCACGATCGACGGCGACGACATCGACATCGACTTCGACTCGGTCTGCATCCACAGCGACACGCCGGGCGCGCTCGACCTCGTGCGCGAAACGCGCCACGCGCTGATCCGCGAAGGCATCCGGACCGCCGGGCCGCAACCGCTCGCCGCCCATCACTGA
- a CDS encoding dienelactone hydrolase family protein — protein sequence MAFSKVLVGWMAACALSAAQAGTLPSANTGTGAGASGSLAHAERFDYGNSNLPQVAADLNEQILRIPADASGSVTLEATLFKPNGPGPFPLVVFNHGKNTGDLHLQPRSRPLAFAREFVRRGYAVIAPNRQGFAGSDGTYQQEGCNVGKNGLAQAADVDATVRYMSRQSYVDASRIVVAGTSHGGLVSVAYGTEAAPGVRGIINFSGGLRQDLCDGWQKNLVDAFDQYGAHTAVRSLWLYGDNDSVWTPGLVAQMHDAYVSHGTQAQFIDFGRYKDDAHRLIVDRDGVPVWWPAVNAFLAQLNLPTSVRYAVANPHEPKASGYASIDSVNAVPYVDEAGREGYRRFLNQHPSRAFAVSSEGAWSWAEGGDDPMALALDNCAKQGAGSCRLYAVNDRVVWNTTQTADNDDSNARDTDTPALASR from the coding sequence ATGGCGTTCAGCAAGGTATTGGTGGGATGGATGGCGGCGTGTGCGCTGTCGGCCGCTCAGGCCGGTACGCTGCCGAGCGCCAATACGGGGACGGGTGCCGGCGCCAGCGGGTCGCTCGCCCACGCCGAACGCTTCGACTACGGCAATTCGAACCTGCCGCAGGTCGCCGCCGACCTGAACGAACAGATCCTCCGCATTCCGGCCGACGCATCGGGCTCCGTCACGCTCGAGGCCACGCTCTTCAAGCCGAACGGCCCCGGCCCGTTCCCGCTCGTCGTCTTCAATCACGGCAAGAACACCGGCGATCTCCATCTGCAGCCGCGCAGCCGGCCGCTCGCGTTCGCGCGCGAATTCGTGCGCCGCGGCTATGCGGTGATCGCACCGAACCGCCAGGGCTTCGCGGGGTCGGACGGCACGTACCAGCAGGAAGGCTGCAACGTCGGCAAGAACGGCCTCGCGCAGGCGGCTGACGTCGACGCGACGGTGCGCTACATGTCGCGCCAGTCGTATGTCGATGCGTCGCGCATCGTCGTCGCCGGCACGTCGCACGGCGGCCTCGTGTCGGTCGCATACGGCACCGAAGCCGCACCGGGCGTGCGCGGCATCATCAACTTCTCCGGCGGGCTGCGCCAGGACCTCTGCGACGGCTGGCAGAAGAACCTCGTCGACGCGTTCGACCAGTACGGCGCACATACGGCCGTGCGGTCGCTGTGGCTGTACGGCGACAACGACTCGGTGTGGACGCCCGGGCTCGTCGCACAGATGCACGACGCGTACGTTTCGCACGGCACGCAGGCCCAGTTCATCGATTTCGGCCGCTACAAGGACGACGCGCACCGGCTGATCGTCGATCGCGACGGCGTGCCCGTGTGGTGGCCGGCCGTCAACGCGTTCCTCGCGCAGCTGAACCTGCCGACCTCGGTGCGCTACGCGGTCGCGAACCCGCACGAGCCGAAGGCGAGCGGCTATGCGTCGATCGACTCGGTCAACGCGGTGCCGTATGTCGACGAAGCCGGCCGCGAAGGCTATCGCCGCTTCCTGAACCAGCATCCGAGCCGCGCGTTCGCGGTCTCGTCGGAAGGCGCATGGTCATGGGCCGAAGGCGGCGACGACCCGATGGCGCTCGCGCTCGACAACTGCGCGAAGCAAGGCGCGGGGTCGTGCCGGCTGTATGCGGTCAACGACCGGGTCGTGTGGAACACGACGCAGACGGCCGACAACGACGACAGCAACGCACGCGACACCGATACGCCGGCACTGGCTTCGCGTTGA
- the bioD gene encoding dethiobiotin synthase — MTAPLSLFVTGTDTEIGKTFVSAALLHGFARHGLRAAALKPVAAGAYERDGVWRNEDADQLDAAANVVLPPELRTPFLLKAPAAPHIVAAQEGVTLDIDTIVACHREALTRADVVVVEGAGGFRVPMNDTQDLADLAVALGVPVVLVVGVRLGCINHALLTADAIAARGLKLAGWVANHVDPAMSFPDENIATMRDWLAREHGAPLLGRIPHMSPAAPESAAAMLDIAALVETLRTAQP, encoded by the coding sequence ATGACCGCTCCGCTCTCGCTGTTCGTCACCGGCACCGACACCGAAATCGGCAAGACCTTCGTGTCGGCCGCGCTGCTGCACGGCTTCGCGCGCCACGGCCTGCGCGCAGCCGCGCTGAAACCTGTCGCAGCCGGCGCGTATGAACGCGACGGCGTGTGGCGCAACGAAGATGCCGACCAGCTCGACGCGGCCGCGAACGTCGTGCTGCCGCCCGAGCTGCGCACGCCGTTCCTGCTGAAAGCACCGGCCGCGCCGCATATCGTCGCCGCGCAGGAAGGCGTGACGCTCGACATCGACACGATCGTCGCGTGCCATCGCGAAGCGCTGACGCGCGCGGATGTCGTCGTCGTCGAAGGCGCCGGCGGCTTCCGCGTACCGATGAACGACACGCAGGACCTGGCCGATCTCGCAGTCGCGCTCGGCGTGCCGGTCGTGCTCGTGGTCGGCGTGCGGCTCGGCTGCATCAACCACGCGCTGCTCACCGCCGATGCGATCGCCGCGCGCGGCCTCAAGCTCGCCGGCTGGGTCGCGAACCACGTCGACCCGGCGATGTCGTTCCCCGACGAGAACATCGCGACGATGCGCGACTGGCTCGCCCGCGAGCACGGCGCACCGCTGCTCGGCCGCATTCCGCACATGAGCCCGGCCGCCCCCGAATCCGCCGCGGCGATGCTCGACATCGCCGCGCTCGTCGAGACGCTGCGCACCGCGCAGCCTTGA
- the bioA gene encoding adenosylmethionine--8-amino-7-oxononanoate transaminase, whose protein sequence is MSTPATDDWVARSLRAVWHPCTQMKHHERLPLIPVARGAGLWLYDRDGRRYFDAISSWWVNLFGHANPDINAALKDQLDTLEHAMLAGCTHEPAIELAERLHTLTARTLGHAFFASDGASAVEIALKMSFHAWRNRGRANKQEFVCVANSYHGETIGALGVTDVALFKDAYDPLIRHAHVVASPDARGALAGETAADVAGRALADVRRLFVERGDRIAALIVEPLVQCAAGMAMHDPSYVRGLRALCDEFGVHLIADEIAVGCGRTGTFFACEQAGVWPDFMCLSKGISGGYLPLSLVLTRDDVFNAFYDDDTTRGFLHSHSYTGNPLACRAAVATLDLFERDDVIAANARKSATLRAALAPLDAHPQVRHLRERGTLFAFDVALDGDGARGFSRRFFERALERELLLRPIGTTVYLMPPYVMSDDDIAWLAQSTRDTLDATLEDITR, encoded by the coding sequence TTGAGTACGCCAGCCACCGACGACTGGGTCGCGCGCAGCCTGCGCGCGGTCTGGCATCCCTGCACCCAGATGAAGCATCACGAGCGCCTGCCGCTCATCCCCGTCGCGCGCGGCGCGGGCCTGTGGCTGTACGACCGTGACGGCCGCCGCTACTTCGATGCGATCAGCTCGTGGTGGGTCAACCTGTTCGGCCATGCGAACCCGGACATCAACGCGGCGCTGAAGGACCAGCTCGACACGCTCGAGCACGCGATGCTCGCCGGCTGCACGCACGAGCCCGCGATCGAGCTCGCGGAGCGGTTGCACACGCTCACCGCGCGCACGCTCGGCCATGCGTTCTTCGCATCGGACGGCGCATCGGCGGTCGAGATCGCGCTGAAGATGAGCTTCCATGCGTGGCGCAACCGTGGCCGCGCGAACAAGCAGGAATTCGTCTGCGTAGCGAACAGCTATCACGGCGAGACGATCGGCGCGCTCGGCGTGACCGACGTCGCACTGTTCAAGGACGCGTACGACCCGCTGATCCGCCATGCGCACGTGGTCGCGTCACCCGACGCGCGCGGCGCGCTGGCAGGCGAAACGGCCGCCGACGTCGCCGGCCGCGCGCTGGCCGACGTGCGACGCCTGTTCGTCGAACGCGGCGACCGGATCGCCGCGCTGATCGTCGAGCCGCTCGTGCAGTGCGCAGCCGGCATGGCGATGCACGATCCGTCGTACGTGCGCGGGCTGCGCGCGCTGTGCGACGAATTCGGCGTGCACCTGATCGCCGACGAGATCGCGGTTGGCTGCGGCCGCACCGGCACCTTCTTCGCGTGCGAGCAGGCCGGTGTCTGGCCCGATTTCATGTGCCTGTCGAAAGGCATCAGCGGCGGCTACTTGCCGCTGTCGCTCGTGCTCACGCGCGACGACGTGTTCAACGCGTTCTACGACGACGACACGACGCGCGGCTTCCTGCACTCGCATTCGTACACCGGCAACCCGCTCGCGTGCCGCGCGGCGGTCGCGACGCTCGACCTGTTCGAGCGCGACGACGTGATCGCGGCCAATGCCCGCAAGTCGGCGACGCTGCGTGCGGCGCTCGCGCCGCTCGATGCGCACCCGCAGGTACGCCACCTGCGCGAGCGCGGCACGCTGTTCGCATTCGACGTCGCGCTCGACGGCGACGGGGCGCGCGGCTTCTCGCGCCGCTTCTTCGAACGCGCGCTGGAACGCGAGCTGCTGCTGCGCCCGATCGGCACGACCGTGTACCTGATGCCGCCGTACGTGATGAGCGACGACGACATCGCGTGGCTCGCGCAAAGCACGCGCGACACGCTCGACGCAACGCTGGAGGACATCACCCGATGA
- a CDS encoding LysR family transcriptional regulator, producing MALTLRQLKYFVATAELGQISQAAIQLTISQSAVTSAIKELEDSLGTQLFLRTPSGVTLTDTGRRFLNHAYTILSSVDEAMRIPNLESTLTGTLAIAASYTVLGYFLPHHVLRLNTLYPRLTIHLHELNRESIEEGLIAGRYDMAVLLTSNVSNPALVLEPVIHSVRRLWVGAHHPLLRHESVTFAEVAREPFVMLTVDEAGQTALRYWNETPYRPNVILRTSSVEAVRSMVANGSGVAILSDMVYRPWSLEGRRIETIVLRDPVPPMSVGLAWRKDIELSPAMHAVRDYFRHTFMEPRALGVAG from the coding sequence ATGGCCCTGACCCTCAGACAGCTCAAGTATTTCGTCGCGACCGCCGAGCTCGGCCAGATCTCGCAGGCCGCGATCCAGCTCACGATTTCGCAGTCGGCCGTGACGAGCGCGATCAAGGAACTGGAGGACAGCCTCGGCACGCAGCTCTTTCTGCGCACGCCGTCGGGCGTGACGCTCACCGACACGGGGCGGCGCTTCCTGAATCACGCGTACACGATCCTGTCGTCGGTCGACGAGGCGATGCGGATCCCGAACCTCGAAAGCACGCTGACCGGCACGCTCGCGATCGCCGCGAGCTACACGGTGCTCGGCTACTTCCTGCCGCACCACGTGCTGCGCCTGAACACGCTGTACCCGCGGCTGACGATCCACCTGCACGAGCTGAACCGCGAGTCGATCGAGGAAGGGCTGATCGCGGGCCGCTACGACATGGCCGTGCTGCTCACGTCGAACGTGTCGAATCCGGCGCTCGTGCTGGAGCCGGTGATCCATTCGGTGCGGCGGCTGTGGGTCGGTGCGCATCACCCGCTGCTCAGGCACGAGAGCGTCACGTTCGCGGAAGTCGCGCGCGAGCCGTTCGTGATGCTGACGGTCGACGAGGCCGGGCAGACGGCGCTGCGCTACTGGAACGAGACGCCGTACCGGCCGAACGTGATCCTGCGCACGTCGTCCGTCGAGGCGGTGCGCAGCATGGTCGCGAACGGCAGCGGTGTCGCGATCCTGTCCGACATGGTGTACCGCCCGTGGTCGCTCGAGGGCCGGCGGATCGAGACGATCGTGCTGCGCGACCCGGTGCCGCCGATGAGTGTAGGTCTCGCCTGGCGCAAGGACATCGAGTTGAGCCCCGCGATGCACGCGGTGCGCGACTATTTCCGGCACACGTTCATGGAGCCGCGCGCGTTGGGCGTGGCGGGCTGA
- a CDS encoding acetyl-CoA carboxylase, producing the protein MALHDIVSPLPGTFYRRPSPDADYYVAVDAMVAAGAVVGLVEVMKQFTEIETDAAGRVVELLVEDGEPVDAGQVLMRIEG; encoded by the coding sequence ATGGCATTGCACGATATCGTCAGCCCGCTGCCGGGCACCTTCTACCGGCGTCCGTCGCCCGATGCGGACTACTACGTCGCGGTCGACGCGATGGTTGCCGCCGGCGCGGTGGTCGGCCTCGTCGAGGTGATGAAGCAGTTCACCGAGATCGAAACCGATGCGGCCGGGCGCGTGGTCGAGCTGCTCGTCGAGGACGGCGAGCCGGTCGACGCGGGCCAGGTACTGATGCGGATCGAGGGGTGA